The genome window ATGGTGGTTTGAAAGGAACTGGATAAATTCATGGAGGACAGATTTATTAAAGGATATCAATCTTGTgttaccaatggtgggattcagccggttcggaccggtttgggaaaaccggtagttGCGACCTGCAGGTGGGTCTATCCCTGCCCAAATGCCGGGGCACAACTCCGTCCTATATCGCTGTTTTTTTGAcactgcatgcatgtgtggatgaCGTGCGCAagcaaattgccatgttgtttgatgCCGCATGTATGTGTGGACAGCTTGGGTGAGCGAATTGCCGCATTTTGTGGCGCCACACGCATGTGTGGATGGTGCGCGCACGAGCAAAGCAAGTATGCACGtatgctcacatttccggtgctgggtgaaccagttgttacggtatgtgaagcccacctctgcatgTTACCtttggttgtggggggggggcgtgaTCCCCAGCATTAGCTGCCAGGAAGCAAAAGAAAGAGGGGATCACCCTTCACCCTTCACCTCCTACATGGATGCACCCAAGAGGTGTTTAGTTTGCCCctgtgaaaaataaaatgctaGACAAAGACAATCTTTAGTATTATCCATCAAGGCTATTCTTACGTTCTTGGTCTTTGCGGTTTTCCAAATGGAAAAGCTAATGAGAGTTGAGACTACTTAAAACTACTCTGCTGATATCATAAATCCAGGCAGCAGAGAGCAAAAGATTTTCTAATTATATTCACTTACGATTTCCAGAGTTTATGCAAAAGCCTATCACAAACCATACAGCTGTTTTCTTCTCCATCATATGCCTAGTAAATATTCTATTCACATCTGGgcgtatttatttttaaattacttaTTCAGCTAGACTCGGTATGCATTACTAGTGAACCTGGGCTTAATAATGGATGTTCAGTTATGGAACTCAATCCAGATTCTGTTCTCAATCATGTCGgcttattattttctatttctacatTCTTTCatatatctaataaaataaataaataaataacaagggggaaaaaacaacaagacTACCAGTTTAAAATCTTTTCAATACTTCTTATATTATAACAAACACACCAGTCTCTAGACTAACATTATATTGTACTGTGTTTTGGAATGaaccatttccccccccaaagaTTCAATCTTGACCAATGGGCTAGAAATACATTTTCAATGCAAGCTCCAAAATTGAAAAGAGATGAGTACAAACAAGCTGGACAATAGAATCTTACACAAAGCATCATTTACATCAGCTTTCCACAATGCATTGTCCTCCAGATGTACCAGGCTACTGACCTTAGAGGGAATTATGCAAGCTGCAAGTAATGGATTTGCAAACTTCACATAATCTGGAAATATCTGGTGGTGCAAAGTCTAGGTGAGGTTGTGGCAGGGTGCCACTGAAACTATATTGTTCTTTTAGAAGTTGGATGCATTTGTGTAAAATTTGCATGGTTGAGAGTCTCTGCAGACAAGTTTCAGGAAGAAAATGGGAGAGAAATAATAGTTCACAACTACTGACCTATATTAAAAATGATGCTTCACGTTTTCCTCAACCTTCCACTTACTTCACACAAGCAGATTTCATACAAGGATACAGCCTGCATATATCATCAAATCTGATCAGCACaatcctttctctctctatttccaGGCTAATAGATGTTTCTAGATTTATTACACTGGCCATTGAAGTACCAatggtgttttttaaaactcaaccggactttattttttttttttgcttgaagtcattttgtttctcattcttcttcagttcagccagaactgaagaagctccttggacaagaagtgaaacatcttcaagcaaaaacaaagaaagtccaaaaaacaaaaacaaaaaatcacctttgggacaaccatgacctggaatcTCGACACTGGCCATTATATAAAGTGACTTTTCCTCTATACACAAATGTAATATTCATCAGAAATTACAACAGGTGAAAAAGTGTATGTAGTGAAACCCAAAGAAAGTGCTTTTATTGTTTAATGCTTTCTcaagaatgtaaaaatgaaatatttgcttaAACTTAAGTTAGCGTTACTCCCAACTGGTCTGCAAACCCCTGAATGACcatgagatggcagcaaagagacatAGAAAACACTAATGCTTTGCTGTTATCCAGTTATTCAGATGTTCGCAGTCCAGAACTGGTTGCCCTACTTAAATTCTGTAAAGGATTACACGTCAATGTAAAAATAACAGTTATTTTTAGCCCTAAATAAGCAAAAACTAACAGCAAAGTAGCAAATCTACTACTCAATGCCTTCATTTGATTTAAGTTACATCATTTATAAACATCTGGTCCCCTTTTCTGAATAGCAGAGATGCACAACAGCCAGACTGCAAAATAGAAATGAATCTTAACAACTACTGACATTAAAGGAGTTGCTAACACTTTGACAACATGCTGGTGTTCTGGTCCAATGGCTGCAGGCCAAGCATTGGGCTGCAGGGACCCATGTTTTCTCCAAAAAAGTtcaaagcggcgggaggctccgcccacccgcctggacgtctctgtgcatgtgcagaagcatggaGCGCGCGCCCACAAGCGAACCAATAGCGAACGaaattgaaacctactactgatatatgtgtgtgtgtgtgtattgcatATACTGCAACTCCTACCAATTTCATCCAGGCTGCATAGCTGTAAGGGGAGAATGAATAAAAAATACTGGTTGGTCCCATTTTAATCTCTGTGCTCACGCTTATAATTTACCCTTGAAAAATATGAACCACATATTTTTTGGCTAAGGGTACCTATTCCTCAACCAAAATTGTTTCTCAGCTATTCTTCATATGAAAAGCTTTTGAGAATCCTTCTTATCTGATCTGCAtttgttatatatttaaaatgtttaacagAGGCTGGATTACAGGCATATTTCTCGTAAGAAAGGTCATGTAAAACGTACACTGAAAGGTACAGTGAGTTATTGATCCCTCTGCAGAATTCTCCAAAtgaacttttaaatattttgaataatttaAAGAGCGGATTTTAGTTAAGAACATTGGAATCTAGAATGTAAGTCCTTCATATCCGTGGAAAAACACAAAGAGTTTCCATGTTATTAAACCTGTGAAGATACATGAGTTGTattgataaatgaaataaaacctcatttgccaaaggaaaaaaaaaaagtgagatctttgataataccgtatttttcggagtataagatgcaccttttccctccCTGAAAggtggtgaaaatttgggtgcgttttatacaccGAAtgcagccccgcccacccactggcccccaccctttggcctctgcctcccagcaagcagcaagcagcaagaagaaacagcccatttcagcttcagcacagcctgattagcacaagttgattggcctcccaactctcagctgtttcaggctgcagggattgccattgcctagtgctgcacgggcctctgctgcttgctgcaaggaggtaaattgctgggagcagatattttttttcttgtgctaatcaagctatgctgaaaatgaaaacgaaagtaaagcaggctatttgctgtttgctgcaatgaggcaaaattgctgggaggcagaggcagatttttttttcttcttttcctcaccaaaaaagataggtgcatcttataatccGGAGCGTCTCatgctctgaaaaatacggtacttttgaATTTGACTTCTGCATTTTGTGGTGCGTTTCCAGGCTTTTTCTGCACAACCAAAGCCCAGAACGCCTACACCACTTCCTAAGAAATGGAATACTCCAGTGATAGGCCCACGTTTGCTgtgcctttttttccccacaatatCCTTGTTTGATGAGTGGCTTGAAATCTCCCATCTAGATGAGGTGGACAACAAGAACCGAGAAACCGGATCCTAGTGCTAATCCCAACTGCATGAAGAGCATCATCAACACTCCTGCTGCCTCCGACAGTTCCCTCGGAGTGACTTTCGGACCATATATAATCGCTAATGTGCTCAGGTAGCCATTGCTGAATGCCAGGGACACAATAAACACCATCGGATACACATCATGGGCAAAGACGACATTTGCAATGTGCGCCCGAGGCTGAAAGTTGCATAACATGAAGACGGGGATGAACAAAGTTCTCAGCAGGATCATAACTAGTAGCCACTTGCTTCGTGGTCCAGGAACTTGGATCCAGGCGGTGACCTGCCGTCCGCACCAGTCAGCAAAATTGTACAGAAGGAAACTAGTGAGAGGTATGAAGTATTTATTTGTCCACGGGCTCCCTGAGAATTTGTTCACAGACTCGATGCTGGATGAGATTGCAGGGAAAATGGTGATGGAGATGAAGTAGACATAGAAGACACAGAAACCTAACATGCTGATCTTCTTCAAGATGAGCCACAGAGGAGGGATTTTATCTGTGTAGTTTCTGTTTGGCAAAACTTGACTGGGATTACCTGCTGCCATATCGTCTTCCTCCAAGTAACGGCTGGGCAAAGCACTTGGTGACAGCATTGCCATATAATACCTgaaaaagggggaaggggaaaaatgttgagagagaaaaacaaacagACACAAAATTGAAATCAAGGTAGGAAAATTAGGAGATGGAAAGGAGCTCATTAGTCCATGTTGCTGTTTGTTCAGTCATTCGGTTGCTTTTGATtctttaatagaataacagagttggaagagaccatggaggtcttatagaatagaatagaattctttattggccaagtgtgattggacacacaaggaatttgtctttggtgcatatgctctcactgtacataaaagaaaagatacgttcgtcaagaatcataaagtacagcacttaatgatagtcatagggaaacaatcaatataaatcttaaggatatcagcaacaaggttacagtcatgcagtcataagtgggaggagatggatgatgggaacgatgagaagattaatagtagtacagatttagtaaatagtttgacagcgttgagggaattatttgtttagcagagtgatggcgttcgggtaaaaaactgttcttgtatctagttgttctggtgtgcagtgctctatagcaggggtctccaaaccataaactgtttcaactcctaccctcaaaacgacgctatagagcactgcacaccagaacaactagacacaagaacagttttttcccgaaggccatcactctgctaaacaaataattccctcaacgctgtcaaactatttactaaatctgcactactattaatcttctcatcgttcccatcaccaatctctcttcacttatgactgtatgactgtaactttgttgctggcaatccttatgatttatattaatatattgaccatcaattgaatgtatcttttcttttatgtatactgagagcatatgcaccaagacaaattccttgtgtgtccaatcacacttggccaataaaaaattctattctattctattctaagtctgGGTGTGGCTTAAGTATTAAGCTCTGAGAACTGAACTGAAACCAGTCTGCTgtactctgcttgtgttttgcttgtaactgctacccggttggaagaaatctgctgttggtattgtaaatttacttcatctattattatgtatataaagaagttaatgaatcctgctgaatcagtttacctagatgtgctttctggatttgattttgcaacaaactctgacaaaagATAACAGCCGATCTATAAAAGCCAAATCCCAGTTCTGTTAAAAGACCCGGACAGACTGGGGTTCAgagttttaagactggtggacacCCCTACCATCAGGAACACAAGGGAACTGAAACTAGTGTTCGTTTTATATTGACActgtatcggggtgaaatccagcaggttctgataggttctggagaaccagtagtggaaattttgagtagtttggagaactggcaaataccacctttggatggccctagagtgggatgggaatggagattttgcagtgtccttcccctggaatggggtgggaatggagattttgcggtatccttctctggagtgggtgggaatggagattttgcggtatccttctctggagtgggtgggaatggagattttgcggtatccttctctggagtgggtgggaatggagattttgcagtatccttcccctgccacgcccaccaagccacgcccacagaaccagtagtaaaaaaatttggatttcaccactgcactgtaTCCATACCAGATTGCATATCTGAGGGATTTTTTGGGGccagggaagaaaagggaaagaatgcAACTTGTAATGTATCATATATTTTCATTCCAAGATTGCTTTGATCAGCctggggagagaaaagagaaacagaagcaGCAGAGACATTGCCTAACACTTTCCTTAGCTATAATAGGAAGGGCTTTCATGAAAAATGAGTCTCGTGACATCCAGAGCTAAGTATTTTAGAAGCCAATCCTAAAACATctaggccagggatgtcaaactcaaggcccagggtctggatctggcccgcggggtgcttagatctggcccgcatggccgccctggaaatagcagAGGGCCAGCCTCCGGTGCCTCTGCATcaaaaatggaactcgggagggGCACCCAAAGCCCTccccagctccgtttttgctggcagagggttgcaggaggccatcgcagctgaaaacggaactcgggagtCCGTTTTCTCTGgaagagtgctcaggccaccacaggtgcccccaatctgagtgacatcaagctggctatGGCCACCCTGGTCACGCCTATCCCGGCCCCCtgaggccaaacacaaccctgatgcggctttCAATGACGTagtgtttgacatccctgatctaggctGATTATTGATCTAACTGGACAATGGTTGTTACCTGGCGTACTCCAGCTTGGGAAGAATCAGATACATCACAATGCACAGGACGATGAAGATGTCCACTATCAGGAAGTAGGCCAGAGCACTGTTTGTGACTTCCGATGATGCTGCCAGATCTACCACCGATGCCAGGGCACTCACCGTTCCTCCCATGGCTTGACCTATGGGATAAGGATAcggggggaagagggggagagaagaagCACAAATGTCAATGaaataggggtgaaatgctcctggtttggactggatcacgtgatccggtagcgatgggggcaggtagttcggagaaccggtagcaaaaacccctccccccccccccccactgcccacacctcgctgttcctcttctctgtccctgaagcgctcggtggtgatatagctttaaacggccttaaatgacggccgcagcacttcaaagggccgcattacagctgatcagcgctgtaggcagctagtagactggtgtctctatttttaaagaaggtagaccggtgcctgccaaaaaaaggcacttggtagactggggcctctcagtaaaaggcaattggtagactggggtctctatttttaaagaaggtagaccggtgcctctcaagttttgtatactttatttttattatttattattattgaccatgcccattcagtcacctgaccaccaagccacactcaccaattaagccacgcccacagaaccagtagggaaaatttttagatttcacccctgcaatgaaATAAGGCCAAGCCAGTGGCGGGTTAGTCAAAGTGAGACATATTGAATGAGAATCCGCTTGGCAGCCAAATCGGAGAAGACGAAATCGAGGAGCAAGAGACGAAATCGAGGAGCTAGAGACAATAATCCCAGTTTTGATCCTGGTTAGACATTTTAGTTTATTATGCCTGTATTGAATTTGTGTACTTTCTTTTGTTCCAATGCATGTATTCCCTTGCCACTCCATAAAGGTAAGGTCATTTTTAAGTTCAGGCAGACTTCTTAATTGCTTGTCAGCAAGGTGGcaaacacacacatgtgcacaaatAAAGACAGTTGTACAATTTGAGTAATGAAAAAAGCACACACACATCAACTAATGTTGCTTTTAACCCGAGCAAACGTGTGTAGAGAGATTAAATATATCAAAAGACAAGAAGAATGTATTTATCTATTACCAGactatggcagtggtgaaatccaaattttttaactatcggttctgtggccatggcttggtgggcgtggtgtggcttggtgggcgtggcatgggaaggatatgcaaaatctccattcccaccccactctggggccagccagaggtagcctttgccagttctctgaactactcaaaatttccgctactggttctctgaaatattcaaaatatccactaccggttctccagaacctgtcagaacctgctggatttcactcctggagtAAGGGAGCTCCCCACCTATAAAAAGCAAACTACTTTTGAATCTTGTGA of Ahaetulla prasina isolate Xishuangbanna chromosome 6, ASM2864084v1, whole genome shotgun sequence contains these proteins:
- the SLC29A3 gene encoding equilibrative nucleoside transporter 3 isoform X2, whose product is MELSTILEKIPRFNKRRKCFITRCPAYFKMLPQMMNFFESYISVASTVPSVLSLIGNFLLVNKVSVNVRILSSLAVMLAVFLVITVLVKVDTSAWTLWFFIITVVCVAIISSAATIFISSVFGLSGSFPMRNSQALISGQAMGGTVSALASVVDLAASSEVTNSALAYFLIVDIFIVLCIVMYLILPKLEYARYYMAMLSPSALPSRYLEEDDMAAGNPSQVLPNRNYTDKIPPLWLILKKISMLGFCVFYVYFISITIFPAISSSIESVNKFSGSPWTNKYFIPLTSFLLYNFADWCGRQVTAWIQVPGPRSKWLLVMILLRTLFIPVFMLCNFQPRAHIANVVFAHDVYPMVFIVSLAFSNGYLSTLAIIYGPKVTPRELSEAAGVLMMLFMQLGLALGSGFSVLVVHLI
- the SLC29A3 gene encoding equilibrative nucleoside transporter 3 isoform X1, producing the protein MSLDLEDSEDDFQSSTSSLYKSTNPTIQEEKALLEESGANQYIFGKPKDHWNATYIIFFLLGINSLLPLNFIITAKHYWMFKLQNCSEDISPKEQGSSDIRNFFESYISVASTVPSVLSLIGNFLLVNKVSVNVRILSSLAVMLAVFLVITVLVKVDTSAWTLWFFIITVVCVAIISSAATIFISSVFGLSGSFPMRNSQALISGQAMGGTVSALASVVDLAASSEVTNSALAYFLIVDIFIVLCIVMYLILPKLEYARYYMAMLSPSALPSRYLEEDDMAAGNPSQVLPNRNYTDKIPPLWLILKKISMLGFCVFYVYFISITIFPAISSSIESVNKFSGSPWTNKYFIPLTSFLLYNFADWCGRQVTAWIQVPGPRSKWLLVMILLRTLFIPVFMLCNFQPRAHIANVVFAHDVYPMVFIVSLAFSNGYLSTLAIIYGPKVTPRELSEAAGVLMMLFMQLGLALGSGFSVLVVHLI